The following are encoded together in the Chanodichthys erythropterus isolate Z2021 chromosome 16, ASM2448905v1, whole genome shotgun sequence genome:
- the LOC137003049 gene encoding sterile alpha motif domain-containing protein 3-like: MISKIFPKMKDQVRFIRLQQSLKTEMPSKTTHTNHETSVDISHGPILKHNIAQTVWPANYQLPKFPLAIQKKLDEESRDFFSSTGRNKWRSKVIQTLFDQMCTYTWYPTSEQYNKVCSALVAKYQFLRDRTGRGYESWHEVLKNKFKKERSPLVDIEEINSIRSRFSRVKKHAPSIQASDTKKATNKETEDLSVIQDMSQKRQRSEESVSGEDKYSIGIHLEKIRTECLKKTPNIRLLQDCMERTRNERADYMKNHSTKEILLRYPALKIPSVLVYEFESILDGNIENNILKNLDLVAQKVINECQRREVGVEICAELGEAKKLMLIWHTKVMHRMKM; this comes from the exons ATGATATCAAAAATATTTCCGAAAATGAAGGATCAAGTTAGATTTATAAGATTACAACAAAGCCTAAAGACGGAGATGCCCTCTAAGACCACACACACCAATCATGA GACTTCAGTTGATATTTCACATGGCCCAATATTAAAACACAACATTGCCCAAACAGTGTGGCCAGCAAATTATCAGCTGCCCAAATTTCCATTGgcaatacaaaaaaaacttGATGAGGAGagcagagattttttttcttcaacagGACGGAACAAATGGAGATCGAAAGTAATTCAAACTCTGTTTGATCAGATGTGCACATATACATG gTATCCAACAAGTGAACAGTACAACAAGGTGTGTTCAGCCCTGGTTGCAAAGTACCAATTCTTGAGAGACAGGACAGGAAGGGGATAT GAGTCATGGCATGAGGTTCTAAAGAACAAGTTCAAAAAAGAAAGATCACCCTTGGTTGATATTGAGGAGATTAACAGTATTCGAAGCAGATTTAGCAGAGTAAAGAAGCATGCTCCAAGCATCCAAGCATCTGACACCAAGAAGGCAACTAATAAAGAA accGAGGATCTATCTGTAATCCAAGACATGTCCCAAAAGAGACAAAGGTCTGAAGAG AGTGTATCAGGAGAAGATAAATACAGCATAGGGATCCACTTGGAGAAAATAAGAACAGAATGCTTGAAGAAGACACCAAATATCCGCCTTTTACAAGACTGCATGGAACGGACAAGGAATGAGAGAGCAGACTACATGAAAAATCACTCCACAAAAGAAATACTGTTACGATATCCAGCCCTTAAAATCCCCTCAGTT cTTGTATATGAGTTTGAAAGCATACTTGATGGAAACATTGAAAACAACATCCTGAAAAATCTGGACCTGGTGGCACAGAAAGTTATTAATGAGTGCCAGAGAAGAGAAGTTGGAGTGGAAATTTGTGCTGAGTTGGGCGAAGCAAAAAAACTTATGTTGATTTGGCACACAAAGGTAATGCATagaatgaaaatgtaa